In the Heliomicrobium undosum genome, one interval contains:
- a CDS encoding cation diffusion facilitator family transporter, which produces MPRRAIAMLREANYTSLKSAMGNYFLASVKFLAYQWTGSSAMQAEAIHSFNDGCAQAAVFAGSVFASRKPTASFPNGFGRLSNLIVLFVAIFMTYNAVKAISAGYSAIQNPHLPTGFYWNLLVLAVSLVVDGIVLVTAMRDIAREAEVEAEGFALFRLSLQKYHLASPETRLVFFEDLLASVAILVAMAGLTATQFGIVPWGDGLAGLVIGLLLLGIAVSVAWENVKGLIGYTAPEEVVDEIAETIMDVQGVEDLYDLDVVREGSYLDVDGTIELPETWSVGQAEDVKEEIQRRLKVIYPNIHNVTLSIHEDDELSRWGSRDFVRLKRKKVANRLVKAEKKT; this is translated from the coding sequence GTGCCCAGACGCGCCATCGCCATGCTGAGAGAAGCTAATTATACGTCGCTGAAGAGCGCCATGGGGAACTATTTCCTCGCGTCCGTGAAATTCCTGGCCTATCAATGGACCGGGTCATCGGCCATGCAGGCCGAGGCGATTCACAGTTTCAACGATGGCTGCGCCCAGGCGGCGGTCTTCGCCGGCTCCGTCTTTGCCTCCCGCAAACCGACCGCCAGTTTCCCCAACGGTTTTGGACGCCTCTCCAACCTGATCGTCCTCTTTGTGGCCATCTTCATGACCTACAACGCCGTCAAAGCCATCTCGGCCGGTTATTCGGCGATCCAGAACCCGCACCTGCCGACGGGTTTTTACTGGAACCTGCTCGTCCTCGCCGTTTCCCTCGTCGTTGACGGGATCGTGCTGGTGACGGCCATGAGAGACATTGCCCGTGAGGCGGAGGTGGAGGCGGAGGGGTTCGCCCTTTTCCGGCTGTCTCTGCAGAAATACCACCTGGCTTCGCCGGAGACGCGGCTCGTCTTTTTCGAAGACCTGCTCGCCTCGGTCGCCATCCTGGTGGCCATGGCCGGCCTGACGGCGACCCAGTTCGGCATCGTCCCCTGGGGCGACGGTCTGGCAGGCCTAGTCATCGGGCTGCTGCTGCTCGGCATCGCTGTCTCCGTCGCCTGGGAGAACGTCAAGGGGCTGATCGGCTACACGGCGCCGGAAGAGGTGGTCGATGAGATCGCCGAAACGATCATGGATGTGCAGGGTGTCGAAGACCTCTACGACCTGGATGTGGTGCGGGAAGGCTCTTATCTCGATGTGGACGGCACGATCGAACTGCCGGAGACCTGGTCGGTCGGTCAGGCGGAAGACGTGAAAGAGGAGATCCAGCGCCGGCTCAAGGTGATCTATCCGAACATCCACAACGTCACCTTGAGCATTCATGAGGATGATGAACTGAGCCGCTGGGGATCGCGCGATTTCGTCCGGCTGAAGCGCAAAAAAGTGGCCAACCGGCTTGTCAAAGCCGAGAAAAAAACATAG
- a CDS encoding putative manganese-dependent inorganic diphosphatase, with protein sequence MGVIVIGHRSPDTDSICSAISYAYLKEKLTGREYIAARCGNLKPETEFVLRHFNVEAPRVICDVRSRVADMLGGQAPVAISPDTPIREVGILARDKNIKSLPVVDERNRLLGIITLGDIAQRYLNLDELNDLDRMGLTIGGILRTMGGRFLVPAPLDTKLRGKAIIGAMHVETMVQRIGEGDTVVTGDRENAQLAALEAGAGCLIVTGGLSISERVEKSARQKGIPVLTVPYDTFNAARLLGLSAPVSTIMRQDMVCFQPDEFADDARKVMLETRFRNYPVIDHEKKLLGVISRYHLLALQRKKVILVDHNEKSQAVAGLDQAQVLEVIDHHRIGDVQTGEPIYFRGEPVGCTSTIIAAMYEENEIEPPKEIAGLMTAAILSDTVLFKSPTCTARDRRTAEKLAKIAGVDLQDFGLKLFTAGSSLEGRTPEEIIFQDFKEFHLGPLKLGIGQVETMDYDGVTRMQETLLEEMESIRKKKDLDLALLMLTDIIKEGTRLLVAGEKKEPVEKAFGVPVQEQSAYLPGVISRKKQVVPPLSAYLGT encoded by the coding sequence ATGGGTGTCATTGTCATCGGGCATCGCAGCCCCGATACCGACTCCATCTGTTCGGCCATCAGCTACGCCTATCTCAAGGAGAAGCTGACCGGCCGCGAGTACATAGCCGCCCGGTGCGGCAATCTCAAACCGGAAACAGAATTTGTCCTTCGCCACTTCAACGTCGAAGCGCCTCGCGTTATCTGCGACGTGCGCTCCCGTGTGGCCGACATGCTCGGCGGCCAGGCGCCGGTGGCCATCTCGCCGGACACGCCCATCCGCGAGGTGGGCATCCTGGCACGCGACAAAAACATCAAGTCCCTGCCGGTCGTCGATGAGCGCAACCGACTCCTCGGCATCATCACCCTCGGCGACATCGCCCAGCGCTACCTGAACCTGGATGAACTGAACGACCTTGACCGGATGGGCCTCACCATCGGCGGGATCCTGCGCACCATGGGCGGCAGATTCCTCGTCCCGGCGCCCTTGGATACGAAGCTGCGCGGCAAGGCGATCATCGGCGCCATGCATGTGGAGACGATGGTCCAGCGCATCGGCGAAGGCGACACGGTCGTCACCGGCGACCGGGAGAACGCCCAGTTGGCGGCACTGGAGGCCGGCGCCGGCTGCCTGATCGTCACCGGCGGTCTCAGCATCAGCGAACGGGTGGAAAAGTCAGCCCGTCAAAAGGGCATTCCTGTGCTCACGGTGCCTTACGACACCTTCAACGCCGCCCGGCTCCTGGGCCTCAGCGCGCCTGTCAGCACGATCATGCGCCAGGATATGGTCTGCTTCCAGCCTGACGAGTTTGCTGACGATGCCCGCAAGGTCATGCTGGAGACGCGCTTTCGCAACTACCCCGTCATCGATCATGAGAAGAAACTGCTCGGCGTCATCTCCCGCTATCACCTGCTGGCGCTTCAGCGCAAGAAGGTCATCCTTGTCGACCACAATGAAAAGAGCCAGGCCGTGGCCGGTCTTGATCAGGCCCAGGTCCTCGAAGTGATCGACCATCACCGTATCGGCGATGTCCAGACGGGAGAACCGATCTACTTCCGGGGCGAACCGGTCGGCTGCACGAGCACCATCATCGCTGCGATGTATGAAGAGAACGAGATCGAGCCGCCGAAGGAGATCGCCGGTTTGATGACGGCGGCCATCCTCTCCGATACGGTGCTCTTCAAGAGCCCCACCTGCACCGCCCGGGACCGGCGGACCGCCGAGAAGCTGGCCAAGATCGCCGGCGTTGACCTGCAGGACTTCGGCCTCAAGCTCTTTACAGCCGGCTCCTCCCTGGAAGGCCGGACGCCCGAAGAGATCATCTTCCAGGACTTTAAAGAGTTTCACCTGGGTCCCCTCAAACTGGGCATCGGCCAGGTGGAGACGATGGATTACGACGGCGTCACCCGCATGCAGGAGACCCTGCTTGAGGAGATGGAGTCGATCCGCAAGAAAAAGGACCTTGACCTGGCCCTGCTCATGCTGACCGACATCATCAAGGAAGGGACGCGGCTGCTGGTGGCCGGCGAGAAGAAGGAGCCTGTCGAAAAAGCCTTCGGCGTGCCTGTCCAGGAACAATCGGCCTACCTCCCCGGCGTGATTTCCCGTAAAAAGCAGGTCGTGCCGCCCTTGTCGGCCTACCTGGGAACGTGA